The nucleotide sequence GGGTTCATCTCATCTATTCCCCTCACTTTGGGGGGGAGTCAGTGTCAGGGATGGGGCATGAGTCAAGGCCCAACAGCCTGCTGCTGACCAGTACCCATGTCTCCAGCCTGTTGCCAGCACACTTTCTCCTGCATCTTACAGATTCCTGGGTAGGATTTTCATGGAACTTCTCACCCCTAGGTGTATGTTTCAACTGCTGCTATGAGACACATAGGATATTCTCGTCATTCACGTGATTTTTTCCCAGAGGCTTCATTATATTCATCAGTGATTTGCCATTGATTAAGCATGCATGTTTCTGGCTGAGCTTGAAATTAATCTCTGTAACTCCGTGGAATACATGCCATTTTTGTATTACCtatactccccccacccccagttctttttattttgtaaaacttgTCCCTTCATCCAGCAGTAGAATTGCAACCTTGCCAATGGACCTGATCGGTTTCGGTTATGCGGCCCTTGTGACATTTGGAAGCATTTTGGGATATAAGCGGAGAGGTAAGCCTTAACTCTATTTCTCATCCAAGGGCCTTGGTAGGGGATTGCTGGTTGTGCTAAGATCATGTGAGGgtttcaagttggtgcagccactttggaagacagtgtggagattccttaaaaaattaaaaacagagctaccctatgaccctgcaattgcactgctgggtatttatcccaaagatacagatgtagtgaaaagaagggccatctgtaccccagtgttcatagcagcaatggccacagtcactaagctgtggaaagagcccagatgcccttcaacagacaaatggataaagaagatgtggtccatatgtacaatggagtacgatgcctccatcagaaaggatgaatacccaacttttgtatcaacatggacgggactggagaagattatgctgagtgaaatacgtcaagcagagagagagtcagttatcatatggttttgcttatttgtggagtataaggaataacatggaggacaagggagaaagagaggagaagggagttgggggaaactggaggggaagaagaaccatgagagactgtggattctgagaaacaatctgaaggttttggaggggaggggggtgaggggttgggtgatcctggtggtgggtgttatggagggcacgtattgcatggagcattgggtgtggtgtataaacagtgagtcttggaacactggggtgggggggatcatCTGAGGGTTTGTAAATAAGACAGGAAGGTGAAGAGGTCCTAGAGGTAACCGAGGACCAGCATGTCGTGCATGGAAGGGAGTTGtagagggcagggggctgggtgTGACAGAGCAACCCAACCCAGCTGTCTGGGTCTCTCTTCACCTGTCATTATTAACTGTGTGATTAATTGACTCAACCTCCTCAGGGCTACTCGCTCATTATCAAATgaggattttcatttgtttacatattccTAGTATCAAAAACTGAATTATGTTGATAATTGTGTTTTGCAAAGGAAAATTTGTTAAATACTTAGATATCCTCTCAGAGGTTGTCTCTTCGTCTATATccaaaagaggggagaaaaaaaaaaaaaagttgaaaagttttcatgcaaaaaaatgaaaggttCTATTTGTGACATTGGTAGGCTGCAACTTGAGCGAAAAAGCCAGGTCTACATAGGTATTAGAGGGACCCCTTATTTAGCAATTGCTAAGAAGTCTAAGGCCAGAAACACAGGTCTCTGTAGGGACTGAAGGGTGGCAGGTTaaaacagaggtttttttttttcattctacaatgtttacttcttttacttttgtttttataattttctatttttataagcatataatgtattattagccccaggggtacaggtctgtgaatcgccaggtttacatacttcacagccctcaccatagcacataccttcccagATGTCCATAatcccccccaccttccctcacaaccctcagtttgttttgtgagattaagagtctcttatggttaaaACAGAGTATTTTCTAAGATTCCTGAGAACCTCTAATTcacttggacttttgtttgttgctcttatgttctctctcaaTGGGTGCAGCATATGTACTCGATGGAAGGCACCAACGTGCCATCATATAGTTTGGGGCCATCATATATTTTGATGGCCCCAAACTATATGATGGCTTAGCTGCACAATATGGTTCCTTGGCCTCCTACAAGAGCCCCCAACTGTGTGATCCTGGAAGCGCCTGGGGGCATGTGTTTGCAAAAAAGCGCACTCCCGTGTAATGTGGGTTAAGAGCACAAGCCACAGCATCAGACTTTCCTAAATTCTGCTCTTGACATTACTCCTTACTAGCTCGGGTACTCATGTGAGTTGTTTTAACTTCTGGGCTCCAATTCCTCATTTGTATGTTGATCAGTTAGGTTTAAGTAAGATAATGCATGTAACACATTTCACATAGTGCCTGGCTGGAAGAAGGTCTTGATATTCTTGTTTCTGCTGCTACTCCGTGCCAGGGGGAGAGTCTGTGGGCCAGGGAGGCAAAATacctttttctggttttgtattCTATATTCTTAGCTGCTTGTGGCCCCAGTGCTTTAGAGCTTTTGTATAAAGTGAATcagttctttatgtttttacttAAAACTTCCCTAGACATGAATCCCCTAGAGTTCGGCCCGGAGACCCTTCACGGGACAGTTACTGAGAACAGTGTTGAGTAGGTTGAAGATGTGATGTCAGGATGGTGTTTGGTAAGAGGACAAGTATATCTGAATCCTGTACAAGACCAAGTGCCGGACATAGTTGGGTCAGAGTGTGGGGCTGATAgatttcttctcttgctgggaGCAGGCAAAGGGGAGAGAGGCAGCACAGCGGCACCAAGTTCTGAGTTCACCCCTCTCCCACACAGGTCCCCAGGAAAGTGCATACCAAGACACTGTGATTTTGAGGCTTTTTCTGAGCCAGGTAGCCAGTGCCCAAAGCCCAAGATGGGCAGAAAGCTCTCTTGGCCTTCTCCTGCACCAGGGCTGAACCTGGCTACCTATCTTCTACTCCAGTTCAAGGTCAGGGCACAGCAGCCCCTccggagaggaagagaggagcagGAGAGCAGGTGTCTTGCTCTGAGGGAGAGAGGCCCTCTTGTGCACCTCCCAACTCTGTTGAAACTCCTTGAGACTGCCCCAGCCAGGTTGGCACTTGAAGGAGGGGTTGCGGGGCACAGCTtgccacttcttttttctttttttggtagccCCACTATAGACAGCTTTTTTTGCAGGATCTGGCTCCCTTCCACGAGCCATAGCCTTTTTAAACGTAGAGCCTGCCCATCCTCACTGTTTGCTGTCTGACCTCCACAAGACTCGGGTgcagctgcttcccctgcctgcacATACTTCAGGTGGGGAGGGTCCCAGCATTGCAGAACTTATCAGGGTGTACAGAAGAGAGTCCAAGGTCTCTAAGTGAGAGGACACCTTAATTAAGGTGACCTAGTCATGCGTTCCAGAAAATGCTTCAATTCCCTTGACTGTTTTCTAATCTGCTGTCTTCTGCTAAACATGACCCATTTAACAGGGAGGGCCCGGGCCTGCATTTTGTCAGCGTTTATCAAGTGCTGCCAAGTACCCAGCACTGGGTCAGTCCCTGGAAAACAGCAATGAGCAAAAAGAGATGGTGCTTGCAAGCAAGTTGGGGGGCTGACCTTAAATACGTGGACAGGTGCGCAAATACAGGATGGCGAATCGTTGGAGACTCTGATGGGGCCCCTCGTTCAGAGTGGTGTGTCAGAGAAGATGTCTCTAGGAGCTGACCGTTACAGAGACAGGTGCGCTGCAGTTGGCCAGGCAGATAGGGCAGGGAAGAGCAGTCCAGGCAGGGAACAGCATGTCTAGAAGCCATGAAGAATAAAGACTTAAGGGATCTGATCGAAGGCCAAGGCTCCCATAATGGAGTGGACTTGGGTTTTTCTCTAAGTGCAGTAGGAAGCACGGACAGTTTTTAATTAGCGGAGGGACCAGTCTGGACATATGATTTTAGAAGACTGTGTTGCCGTGTTTGCAGAATAGATTTGGGGGGAAGGAGGAACAACGAGGAATTTAACGTTCTGTCCAACTGCAACATTCTAAGCCTTTGTGTATTTGACGTGGATGGTATTACCAACACTGTTTTGCAACTGACCAAACTCAGAGACTAAGTGCCTTAGCCAAAGTCCTTCGGGCAACAAATGAAAGAATTAGGACTAGAACCTAGCTTGTGTGTCTTCTCATTCAGAATgctgctgtgtgtgtgcgcgcacactgCTGCAATGGTTTTTAACCCTGGTTACCATCTGAATTTCctatagatatttaaaacataGGGATGCCTTGGCTCTACCCTGAGGGATTCCAATCTGATAGATTCTAAATAGAGTGAGCTCCACAAAGCAccgactgtgtgtgtgtgtgtttgtcttgtGCACAGTGTCCCTGGCAGGAGGCCCATTGCTGGTGGGCTGGAAGTGCTGGGTGTTGGTCACCATGCCCTGGGGCAGGGGATGAATGGACTGAGGGCAGGAGAGCACTGGGTGGGAGGCTACTGGCTCTTCCCATCTCTCAGTACAGTCCCCATACATCCCTGAGTCCTGACATCCCGAGGCTGGAAGCTTTGTTAATTATTCAGGACGGAACCATTGCTTGCTTTGTATGGGacttctctttctacctctatGAGCTTAAATACCATTGCATCCCATTATTATCACAGCCTGAGtaaaaagagggaggcagggagaagagggggaagagaaggacagagagaggtaTAAAGAAGTCAGCCGATTGTCTAGGGTCATGCAATCCAAGTCAGAACCGCTACCGCCAGGCAGGCTTTCATATTCACTCAAGCCATATCTAACCCTGGCACTGCCATGTATTCGGGGTTCCTCTGCCTTGCATTTTGGGTTCAGCAGGGACCAGTCATATTAGAAACGGTCCATGAAGAGGCGGATATGTAATTTGGCTTTGTCGAGCTACAGTGCCCACCTAGATACGCATTTGAAGGTGCATGTATCAttcttgaaagaaaggaaggaattccTTTCatttggggattctctctctgagCCCTCTTTTTCCCCCCAGGTGGTGTTCCATCTTTGATCGCTGGTCTTTTTGTTGGATTTTTGGCTGGCTATGGAGCCTACCGTGTCTCCAATGACAAGCGAGATGTCAAACTATCACTGTGTAAGTAagacattttttccagttttgaagGGTCGAACCTTGGGAGTGACTTTTTTGATACTCTGTACTAGGTATACTGGAAAACGTAGTTATGTGGTAAGTAGATACGCATGTGTGGAGACTGAACATAATTCTTGTTCCTTTCTAGAGTGACCCACTCAAAAACAAGGATATTGCTCCCAGGCCTTCAAATACAGAAAGATGTTTCTATGAAACTTactactagaaaaataaaattagaaaaattaaggaattatgTCCAGAATTTCTGCTAATACCCTTAAGTACCTATTAGCATAGTTTTTGTGTTGctattaaaataccaaataagacagccttgcattattttatttaattcacaaGCAGCTTTTAGATCCTGTTTTACCCTAGGACTCGATCTAGAAAACCAAGGCTGCCCTTTTTTTAGCTTCTTCCCTTGTCCGGCTTAGCAGGGGAATGTCCACAGTAAAAATGGAAACCTGTGTGTGTAGGCCCAGGATGCTTGGCTCTCTTTAGTCTAACTTGAGATCCCGTGAAGGTTTGGAAATTGTTTCCGTTTAATTTGATTATTATTCAGAGTGTCCTGGTGGTATGGAAGACAGgacaaataaagacaaattatACCAGTTCCGTCttcaagggagagaaagagacttagtgttgtatttttttcccttgacttGTTTGAAATAGGAGCTAAGGAtagtttttaataatgaaattgtgtcaaaagaagaaacaaagcagcAAGATGTGGATATTTGGGCTTTTTATTCACATGCATTTAAGTAGTTCACGTGTGTTTATTATCCgtcattttgttctttatatcaGCAAGTGATTTTTCGTTGAAAGCTGTTCTGAAATTGCGATGTCGGCATCCGCATCTCTTCTATAAAACATTCTCTCTCTGGACTGGGTCAGCTCCTCAAAGGCCGGCGGGACGCTTCTGAGTGTAATATTATTGCCCAGACTGTTCTTACTTAGCCTCCAGGCATCCATTTCCCAGAATGCAGTACTGCAAATTACAATCAATAGGCCTtttttcctagtatttttttACTCATCAGGTCTTACTTAAAGactctgattattttctttactttcactTAAATGAGCATTTATTGGATGTCTCCTGTGGTTCCAGACAGACTCCCCAGAGTTTGTGAAGAAAGCTGAAGAAGACATAGTCCTAGCCTTCCAGGCAtttctacaaacagaaaattaagttagagaaagacTTTTTCTTCTGAAGATATTTCGGGAATGGATTTTAACATGTTGCTTACTCAGAAACCTTTTTGATAAGCTAGTTTATAAAGTCTTTTAAGAgagcattttatctttttaagaagatAGCAATTTAATACTTACACATAATAGCTATTGTATTAGAAAGCTGAaacaatgtctctctctctctctctctctttttttttttttttttttttgcatgagcAAGCATTGATAATGTGTTTGAAACTCTGGTTCATGCATTGGTTGGGTTTTTAGTTACAGCTTTCTTCCTGGCCACCATAATGGGTGTGAGGTATAAGAGATCTAAGAAAATCATGCCAGCTGGACTGGTTGCAGGTTTAAGGTAAGAAACActatttttctgtactttttcttctgtcatcaTTTAATGTGGACTTTTTGGCAAGAGTCAGTTTTAACTTGAAAAGGTCAATGTGATTTTTGTTAGAGTAAGCATGACTATAAAACCTTAAAGTATCATGCCTGCAGTCCGTCTTTGGTATTGATGTCCCCAGGAACATTTTTGTGGAGTACATGGTGTGTTGCTATAGTATGTGACTGCATGTACTCACGTTTTTTAGAATAAAGAACTGAATTCAgcctttttttcctcaagatttacTCATCTGAAACagtaaatgtattcatttaaatcTGATACTCAGTCTCTCTTAGAGCATTGGACAAAGTGATAGCCTGCTACACTTCTTTGAGTTTTCAAGGGAGgacagttaatattttaaaaaataaataaataaagagggagCCTCCAATTTCTCTTAATTTGATCCCAGTAATTCTATCCATGAGATTAAACATATTACCACCTACAAATTTATAGTGACATTTTCAATTATTCCTGGAGGCAAACTTTATATGTTGAAAGCCTTAAAGTTGTTTACTTCCTTTGCtacacatttttactttttgaaatgtattccaaagaaataatgaaatgtatAGAAAGGCTGATGTTTATTGCAACTTTATTTCTAATGGAACACATGgtaaactgaaaaattaaaactcatcAATAAAGAAATGTTTCAATAAGGCTTTTGTCCACTTAATGAAATATTGAACAGCAATTACAtaacacattttcaaaaactatttaGTGACATTAGAACATCTTAATGATATAGTgggagataaaaacaaataaacaaccaaaTCTGAGTGCGATCTTAGAAGTTTGTGTATAAAAAAACAAGATAGGAAAGAGATGCTTCAAACTTTAATAGTGTTTATCACTGGTTGATAATGCAATGAGTATATTTCTCCATTCtacttttctttagaattttctcatGGCTGTGTATCATGTTTATGACTTGGTGGCAAGGGGCATGAGGGTCAGGGAAGACTGTGACTACAAAGGACTGTTTTCCAATTACGGCTGTGTTCTAAAAATGATCTTGGTGATAGAAGGAGTCAGAGGTAGGTTTTATGGGTCAAGAAGAACAAGACCCCAGTCAGTGGAAAGTAGCTGAGATTATAATAATATCACCCCAGAATTGCTCcttgcttcttatttttaagcCACTTGCCCTTACTAGCTTATGAAAGGTTTGTGATCCTCTCCAAACCTTTCTCTTACAAAGGTTCATCTCTGGTTTTCAGAATCATGAGTTCTGATTTTGCTCAGTCAATCAGCATTTTTAAGTGGCTAATTCAGTCAGGTCTGGGAAGTTCCAGTACAGGGATAATTACGGAGATCACCCCTGCTCCAGGAGAAGCGAGCATCTTGGAAGCCAAAGTTTAGTAACAGTACCGGTTAGGTGAACATACGAACTGTCTTATGCCACATAAGTGTGACCCgctctttgccttttgttttaaTCCAGCCTCATGATGATTCTAAGACTTATCTTACTGCTGCTCTGAGAATCCAGAGGAACTGAAGACTAAATTCACATGATTCTACTGTAACGGGCAGAGTATACACTTTGGATTTAAAAGATAAACTTCAAGGTGGAATATTACGTGTCTTATTTTAtgttacaaacaacagaaatgttcCAAAATGAACACCagtttgagggattttttttaaaaactgaaaactcaaCTGTTTTCTACTTGTCAGATAATGGTCTTGTTAAAGATAGTCAATAAATCGTTATACATGCTTTCAGTTACTGTGTCTACTTTAATATCTGtaatggtttgttttgttttttttttttttttgacaattccAAATACTCCTCTGAAGTTTAAATGAAACTGTAAGTTCTCAGATAATGGAATGCCAGAAGTGACCTTCACAAAAGGTGCTGATGTAACTGCTTGTCCTTTGTGTTATATTAGAAATTATAGttcttgcattttaattttattgctgccagttttattttcccctttaaaaaaactCCATTCTCAGCGCTGTCTACGTACTAACAATCTATTCAGTATTCAAATAAAATGCATTCTGTTTTAAACCCAtttctctcggggcgcctgggtagctcagtgagttaagccgctgccttcggctcaggtcaggatctcagggtcctgggatcgagtcccgcatcgggctctctcagcaggggcctgcttcctcctctctctctctgcctgcctttctgcctatttgtgatctctctctgtcaaataaataaataaaatctttaaaaaaaaaaaacccgtttCTCTCATTTTAGTGTCTTCTCTCTATACTCGAATCATGTTCAACATTTAGATGTTCGATTTTTCAAGAAAGAGACTGGGAGCTCTTCCTCCACAGCAGGTGTTCTTCCTGCTGGAACAGTAAGaattctgaaacaaaaatgattttgtccattttttcccaAATCACCACTTCATTTTTAGGTAGAGTTAGGACACTGTCCACAGCATTTACTTTTACACCCCAGACTAAACGTCAAGAGACCTGACTTCGAGCCCATTTCTCCCACTGACTGGTTATAGGTTCTTTGGAAGGTGGTTTactctctctgagtctcagtttctcatCGTTAAGGAGGTTTCTCATCGTTAAGGAGGAATTGGGAGTAAACGGTTTGATGAGATCCCTTAAAGCTCTAAAAAGCTGCCATTTTGATCCAGTTGTCTCTACCCCACGGTGTGGGATTACAAACCCATTCTTTATATGAAGTGGTGGGTGGAACCCCAACTGGTACTGTTGTGTTCAGTTCTCTTTCCCAGCGGACTTTCAAGGAAGGCATTAGGCTTCCAGTGATAGGTAATTCAattaagggaaggaaggaagaaagaacgaACCTACCAGTTTAACCAAATAGAAACCCCAGACAGACTATGATTATAGtttgaaaaaagtataaaagtagaAACTAAATGTGaaattgattataaaaatatatgccatATCTGTAAAATACTTTAGTGATTGAAAGTTagaaactaggggtgcctgggtggctcagtgggttaagcatctgactttggctgaggtcatgatctcagggtcctgggacagagtcccacaggggctgctcagcagggagcctgcttctcctgcttctgcctctccccccaactcatgttttctctctctctctttctctcaactgctaataaataaaatctttaaaaaaaaaaaagataaataaaatctaaaaacaaaactagcTTGAAGCTATGCCTTGTTCTGGGCTTATTCCAAAAGGATATGGAAGTGAGTGACAGTATTTGTATttgtggggtgttttgttttttaaagaagcccTTGAGATCTATTGACTTACTTACGATTTTACTCTTTTGCAAAAAGTAGAATGCAGAAGAATCTTTCTTTGGATGATTCTGATTTATTGGCGTTCTATTGTTTTATGGAAAAGAGTTGTCTGATTTACAAAGTATTTGgtagtttatttccttttgtttattacTTTATTAAAGTGGCCTGATGGTATCGCTCTAGGCACTGCTGTGAAAGCAAAGTGAAACATATACGAGTTCTTGAGAACTCTTTGCTTGCTAATACTCGGCTACTATAGTGCCCAAGTTTTTGAGAAAAATGCCGCGTTCAAATTTGAAGATGTTCTTCACGGTCTCAGTGGAAACTTCATCTAGTGGAGGCTTCCTTTGGCTCCCAGGCTGCAGAAATTTGTGAATTGTGGGAATGCAGCTGATTCTGGCCTTGAATTCCTAAAATGCAGAAGTAATGCTATCCATGAGAAGAGAATAtggcaaaacagacaaaaaaaatgttgcatattTTTGCATGTGACAGAAAGTGTGTAAAAATTATATTCCTTATAGCTGGTAGGAGCAGGGGATAAAATGGAGTTTTCTTACATCGTGTGGCTTTGTGAAGCAATGCTACCCTCATACAAACCAAGTTAGCAATATTTCTCAAGAaccacaaaaatgttcataggCTGTAATCACATGGCCCCATTTTTCAGACTGCATCCTAATGATACCATCTTAAATGTGGAAAAATGTATACCTATGAAGGTGCTGTTGTAACATTATTCATAAAAGTAAATATTCCAGAGTATCCTAATGTATAACTAATAAATAGAAGTCCTTATGTCATGAGGATTTTTCCATGTCATTCTGTAATCTTGGAAAATACACCTTTAGGTGGTTGCATAAAATTCTACCCAATGGATGTGTCTTCATTTATGTGGACCCTTTTCAAGTACTGAATATTTCAGCTGTTTATGATTTTCAGCATTTAAAATAAGGTTATTCTGAACACAGCACATGGAATTTTATAtaatcatgggatttttttttaaatttttatttatttatttatttgacagagatagagatcacaagtaagcagagaggcaggcagagagagaggagaagcaggctccccactgagcagagaccctgatgtggggcttgatcccaagaccctgagaccatgacctgagctgaaggcagaggcttaaccctctgagccacccaggcgcccctaatcatGGGATTTTTAAACAATAGAAGACCATGTTGTATCCAAATGAGGCAGACtacataaaaataccaaaacatgCTTACGGCATAAGGTAAAGTGAGAAATTGTGGCTGCAGAATTACCCCAACTTGGGCAACAACTATTCTaaagaagcatatttttaaaaggttagaaaggaatccatcaacatAGCCATGGGATCAGGCCGAAGGTAGCATCCGGGTCCTATCACCTGCTGTCCATATAGCTTGAGGCAAAGTTATTGCACCTCCTGGAGTCTTGTTTCCTATCCATTTTGAGAACGGAATAACATCAGTGAGATATTATGCCTTTAGTGCTTGTTACAATGCTCGGCACATAAGAGTGTAGTTGAGGATTATGGTTATTGTTAAATAGTGACTGTGTTAAGGATGGTAATATCTTAAATGTTTTCCATCATCTTATCAAGGTTCTGCTACATCAGGGTAAAACCTTCGAGACTAAAAGCCTGTCAGATGTCAGCCTCAGATCCCCATGCTGACCCAGATGACCCTCTTCAGCTTTCCtattccactttatttttaaacttgctaCCTTATATTGAGGTTATCTATGTGCTTGTCTCGCCCACTAGGTGTGTTCCTTGAGGGCATCTTTGTATATTTCGGGCAGGTCTTGGCATAAAGCAGTTAGTGGGTTCTTCAGTCATAATGAATGGCTGAATGAAGGGATAAGTGAATGATACAAATTCACCCTTCCTGCAGTTCTTGGGAGTTATTTGGGCAGCACTACCTGTAGCAGAGGGAAGCCTGCGAGGACACTGGCTTTGCACTCTTCCGCCATTAAGATGACTTCAAGGAGCAGTATATCAGCCCAGCTCAGCCGATCGCCCACGAGGAAATCTTGCCCATGGTCTCTGAGTGCCTGCAGGATAGTCGAGAAGAAGGTAGAGGATTTAGGGGCACACCTAGCAGATGACTTAAAGTCAGGGTGATTTGGCAGAAAGTCTTCTGGACGTTTATAGATACCTGTCTCCTCATCTTGGCCGCTGGCTAGCTGTGTGAGCACATATGAATCCCATCTCTGAGGGCTTCAGCTTGTTCATCAAAAGAGGTGGGAtaaggacacttgggtggctcaggcggttaagcacctgctttctgctcaggtcatggtcccagggtcctgggatcagatccCTCACCGGGCTtcttgttcggcagggagcctgctcctccctctgcctgccgctctccctgcttgtgctcctctctctga is from Mustela erminea isolate mMusErm1 chromosome 4, mMusErm1.Pri, whole genome shotgun sequence and encodes:
- the TMEM14A gene encoding LOW QUALITY PROTEIN: transmembrane protein 14A (The sequence of the model RefSeq protein was modified relative to this genomic sequence to represent the inferred CDS: substituted 1 base at 1 genomic stop codon) — its product is MPATPRPILCGGFPVRPGSAGGSRPQHGCRARAESRAERASGGGADWPRGPQPVQGTPGGGEGXPWRMRAAGPTPPGTSRLCQCGEVARRIRRCWRRGPLPDTSSRIATLPMDLIGFGYAALVTFGSILGYKRRGGVPSLIAGLFVGFLAGYGAYRVSNDKRDVKLSLFTAFFLATIMGVRYKRSKKIMPAGLVAGLSLMMILRLILLLL